TGAACGCGCTGGCGGGCGGCGGCTCTTTCGTCACGCTACCTGCGCTGATCGCAGCAGGCGTGCCTTCGGTTCAGGCGAACGCTTCGAGTACCGTTGCGCTGTATCCGGGCGGACTCGCGAGCGCCTGGGCGTATCGCGACGGGCTCGGGCCGATCGGTTCCGTGCGGCTGCGCGCGCTGGTCGTCATCACGCTCATCGGTGGCATAGCGGGCGCGCTGCTGTTGCTGCTCACGCCTTCGAAGACTTTCGATTTCGTCGTGCCCTGGCTGTTGCTCATCGCGACGCTCGCGCTTGCATTCGGCCGGCGTTTCGGCGAATGGATGCGACAGCGCTGGCACATCGGGCAAATGGCTGTCCTCGTGATCCAGTTCGCGCTCGGCGTGTATGGCGGTTATTTCGGCGGCGCGGTCGGCATCATGATGATGGCCGTGTGGGGACTGCTCGACAGCCGCGAACTCAAGCTGCTCAATGCGCCACGGACGCTGCTGGTGAGCGCCGCCAATACGATGGCCGTGGTCGCGTTCGTCATTGCGCACGCAGTGCACTGGCCCGAGACCATCGTCATGCTGATCGGCGCGACGCTCGGCGGATACGGCGGTGCACAGGTGGGCCGCCGCGCGCCCGCAAACGTCATTCGCTACGGCACATTGCTGTTGACGGCCTGCATCACGATAGCGTTTTTCGTACGCGCCTACCGTTCAGCAAGATGACTTCAGCCACGCTGCACGGCGCAGCGTGCGTGCCGTTTCGCCTCGCGGCGTGAGCACGGCCAGCACGATCGCGACGATGAACAGCGCGGGCACGTCGCCGAGCAAATGGCCGCGATGCTCGTCATGCATCAGCGACTGCACGGCCATGATCGTGCCGTGCACGACACTGGACCACACGGTGAACCAGATCAGGCTCAGATGCTCGAGCGGATTGCGCGCGGCGATCAGCAGGAACACGCCGAGCGTCGCGTAAATGCCGACGATCATCAGCGGGTAGTCCGAGTAGCCCGTATGCCACGCCCACCCGGACGGCCATACGATCATCAACGGATAGAAGCAGACGAGCGCGATCAGTCCGATGCCGATGAGCGCGATGCGCAGATACGCGATGCGTGCAGCGTGATTCATCAGGGCCTCCCGGTGGGCGGTGCAGCTGGCTGCCTCACATGATAGACGCTAGCCAGCCTGCCCCTGGCGACGCGTTTGCTGTTGCGCTTCGTCGACGCGCGGCGGAGGCCGATGATCGCGCGGTGCCGGTTCGTGTCCACTGCGCTCTGCCACTCGCATCGGCCGCTGTTGCGCACCCTGTTCCGCGTGCCGCGCGGTCGGCACATCGTGGCGCTCCCGCCGATGCGGCTGCTGCGCGTACGCGGGCCGCTCGCCATGCGGATGCGGCGTATGCTCGTCGCGTTGCGGCGCGGCCAAGGCATGCACGGGCGGATGTCCGTGACGACGAGCCATCTCGACGCGCAGGTGTTCGCGTCGGCGGAGGACTTCGGCGCGTCGGTCGCCATGCGCGTAGAAATGCGGCTGACGCCTGCCGTCCGGGCCGACCACCCAAAGATACGTGTTGCCGCCGACGAACACCACGTCGCGATCCGCGACATGGGCGATATACACGTCGCTCGGCGCAGCCACATACACGGGTTGCGGAGCGGGTGCCGGCGCGCGCACGACGACGGCAGCCGGCGGAGGCGGCGGCTGTGTGGCGACGACAGTGGGACGTGGCCTCGCAGGCGCGGCAGCGATCTGCTGCTCGCTGGTGACGCAGCCGGGTAGCGCGGCGAATGCGGCGAATGCGGCGATTGCCGCGAAAGATTTGGCCAGCTTCATCGTGAACAAATGCGGCTCCCCGTTTTCATGTTGTCATGCTGATTCGCCCGCATTAACGGCACAGTCTTACAGAAGCTTTAGCGCGGCGAACGGGTGGAGCGCGCGGGGCAGGCGCCTGTATCATCGGCACCAGTCAATCTCCACGATGCCGCGACCGCGCGAATCGCAACGCCCTGCACGAGGACCACAGCGTGAACGTCAGTGAAGCCGTTACCAGCCGCAAATCCGTCCGCCAGTTTCTTGCCACGCCCGTCGCACCCGACGTGATCCGCCGCGTGCTCGCCACGGCTGCGCGCTCGCCTTCGGGCGGCAATCTGCAACCGTGGCACATCCACGTGGTGGGCGGCGATGCGCTGGTGCGTCTCAAGCACGTCATGCGCGAGCGCGTCGCGGATGCGCCCGGCGGCGAAAAAACGGAATACGACGTCTATCCACCGAACCTTCATTCGCCATATCGAGAGCGGCGCTTTCAGGTTGGCGAGGATCTTTATCGGAGCATCGGCATTGAACGCGAGAATCGTCCAGCGCGCCTGGCGCAGTTCGCGCGCAACTTCGCGTTTTTCGACGCACCGCTCGCGCTGTTCTGCACCGTCGACCGCCGGATGGGACCGCCGCAATGGTCCGATCTCGGCATGTTCATGCAGACGGTGATGCTGCTGTTGCGCGAGGAAGGATTGCACAGTTGCGCGCAGGAATCGTGGGCGCAATATCCCACGACGATCGGCGCGTTTCTCGATCTGCCCGCCGACCGCATGCTGTTCAGCGGCATGGCGATCGGCTACGAAGACACGAGTGCCGCGATCAACCAGTGGCGCGCGCAGCGCGCGCCTTTGGATGAGTTCGCGCAATTCATCGGCATCTGATTGGCCGGCGAAGTTGTCGAGTGCACGATGCGTCCACAAGCTGATCGACATCGGCGAGCAGGCCATTCAAGTTGGCAATACGACTGCCACGACCGATGGAATTCAGCCATCGTATTCTGTACCGTGCGTCGCGAACACGCATGCGTATGCGTATGCGTATGCGTATGCGCAGCCTGCCGTCACGTTCCGCGCGTTGGTGAGAAAATCGACGGCACATTGCAACCAACCCGAGTGCATCCGATGTTCGAAGCTACCATCAATACAGCGCTGCCCAAGGCCGAGTTCTATCGGGAACTGACGTCGCAGGCGCGCTCGTTGCTCGAAGGCGAATCGAATCAGATCGCCAATGCAGCGAATCTGTCGGCGCTGATCTTTCACAGCCTGCCGCAAGTGAACTGGGCGGGTTTCTATTTCGCGCTAGACGGCGAACTGGTCATCGGTCCGTTTCAGGGCAAGCCCGCCTGTGTGCGCATTCCGATGGGCCGCGGCGTATGCGGTCGTGCCGCGCAAGCGCTTGAGACGCAAGTCGTGCCCGATGTCGATGCGTTCCCCGGACATATCGCGTGCGATTCGGCGTCGCGCTCGGAGATCGTGATTCCGCTGCAGAAGGCGAACGGCGAACTGGTCGGCGTGCTCGATATCGACAGTCCCGTGCTTGAACGTTTCGACGACGAAGACCGGCGCGGGCTCGAAGAACTCGCGAAGATCTTCGTCGCGTCGCTGCGCTGAGCGGCTTTTCGCGCCGACCAGGCGAAAAGCCCCGAAGACCATTCGACCTTGAGGCAGATCGTGCATGTGACGGCATATGCCGTCACAGCAACTCACAGCGCGCGATTCGGCGTCGCACTGCCCTTCTTCGCCGACTCCAGCGCGGCCGCCACGCCTTGCCCGTATGCGGGATCAGCCTTCGTGCAGTGCTCGATATGCAGCTTCTGGACCGGCTCCGACACGCCCGCCAATGCGCGCGCCGTGTTGTCGAACAGCGTCTGCTTCTGCTCGTCCGACATCAGGCGGAACAGGTTGCCGGGCTGCGAGAAGTAGTCGTCATCGACACGGTGATTCCAGTGGTCGGCGGCGCCTTCGACAGACAGCGGCGGCTCGCTGAAATCGGGCTGATCGAGCCATTCGCCGCGCGTGTTCGGGTTGTATGGCGTCGCACCGCCCATGTTGCCGTCGACGCGCATGAAGCCGTCGCGGTGATAGCTGTGCACGGGGCACCGCGGCGCGTTCACGGGGATCAGGCTGTGATTGACACCTAGCCGATAACGCTGAGCATCGCCATACGAGAACAGCCGTCCTTGCAGCATCTTGTCCGGCGAGAAGCTGATGCCCGGCACCACGTTCGCAGGATTGAACGCGGCCTGCTCGACGTCGGCAAAATGGTTGTCCGCGTTGCGGTTCAGTTC
This Paraburkholderia phymatum STM815 DNA region includes the following protein-coding sequences:
- a CDS encoding GAF domain-containing protein, which produces MFEATINTALPKAEFYRELTSQARSLLEGESNQIANAANLSALIFHSLPQVNWAGFYFALDGELVIGPFQGKPACVRIPMGRGVCGRAAQALETQVVPDVDAFPGHIACDSASRSEIVIPLQKANGELVGVLDIDSPVLERFDDEDRRGLEELAKIFVASLR
- a CDS encoding nitroreductase, producing MNVSEAVTSRKSVRQFLATPVAPDVIRRVLATAARSPSGGNLQPWHIHVVGGDALVRLKHVMRERVADAPGGEKTEYDVYPPNLHSPYRERRFQVGEDLYRSIGIERENRPARLAQFARNFAFFDAPLALFCTVDRRMGPPQWSDLGMFMQTVMLLLREEGLHSCAQESWAQYPTTIGAFLDLPADRMLFSGMAIGYEDTSAAINQWRAQRAPLDEFAQFIGI
- a CDS encoding DUF6632 domain-containing protein, translating into MNHAARIAYLRIALIGIGLIALVCFYPLMIVWPSGWAWHTGYSDYPLMIVGIYATLGVFLLIAARNPLEHLSLIWFTVWSSVVHGTIMAVQSLMHDEHRGHLLGDVPALFIVAIVLAVLTPRGETARTLRRAAWLKSSC
- a CDS encoding sulfite exporter TauE/SafE family protein, which encodes MNDLFLVAGAGLVAGGMNALAGGGSFVTLPALIAAGVPSVQANASSTVALYPGGLASAWAYRDGLGPIGSVRLRALVVITLIGGIAGALLLLLTPSKTFDFVVPWLLLIATLALAFGRRFGEWMRQRWHIGQMAVLVIQFALGVYGGYFGGAVGIMMMAVWGLLDSRELKLLNAPRTLLVSAANTMAVVAFVIAHAVHWPETIVMLIGATLGGYGGAQVGRRAPANVIRYGTLLLTACITIAFFVRAYRSAR